Genomic DNA from Thermoplasmatales archaeon:
ATAAGCCTAATATAAAATTAAAGTTTGTCATTAGGTTTCACAATGAAAACTATATTGCTCAAATCAGGAACAAGCTTCGCTATAATAGAATCGCTTGGGGCATACTTGTCTGAATTAAGGCTAGGTACTTTCGATGTTTTAAAGAAGAGTAACGACGGTATTCAAACGCACGGAGGATGTGCAGTCCTGATACCATTTGCAAATAGGGTAAGAAATGCAACTTATACTTTTGAAGGAAAAGAGTACCATATGGAGAAAAATGATGGGGCTAACGCGATACATGGGCTTTGTAGAAACATAGATTGGAGCGTAGACGGAATCAACGAGTCTTCCGCTACTCTGTCATGCACATTAGAGAACAAAGGTTATCCCGCTGAACTTCTCATAAAATTAAATTTTATTTTATCCGACCTGCAACTTAAGATTACTTTTGCTATTGAGAATGTTGATGATGCGTCGGCACCACTAGTTGTTGGTCTTCACCCTTATTTCTTGTATTCCGGCGAATGGAATATCATGGGGTCAGGTAAGCTAAAAAGACTCAATGTGGTTGATGATTACTTTCCAGATGGAACTTTCTCAGATATTGATGTCAGAGAACTGGGTTCATCTTCAGCTGCAAACATGGATAGTTGTTTCCTTATGGGTCCAAATCAAACCATTCGGCTTGGTGATCATTCCATTAAGATAGAGGGGGAGAAATTTCCATATTTCCAGCTCTATAATGGAAAGTACTGTGAGGGTAAATCTGTTGCTTTTGAGCCGATGACGGGAGCTCCGGACGCCTTTAACAACAAAATAGGATTAAAAGTTCTTGAACCACACGAATCTGCTCAATTTTCGATAAGTTTTGCCTGCTCAACTCCTTTGATATAATAGCCTGAAAAATGGAATTATGGCATCTCCATA
This window encodes:
- a CDS encoding aldose 1-epimerase is translated as MKTILLKSGTSFAIIESLGAYLSELRLGTFDVLKKSNDGIQTHGGCAVLIPFANRVRNATYTFEGKEYHMEKNDGANAIHGLCRNIDWSVDGINESSATLSCTLENKGYPAELLIKLNFILSDLQLKITFAIENVDDASAPLVVGLHPYFLYSGEWNIMGSGKLKRLNVVDDYFPDGTFSDIDVRELGSSSAANMDSCFLMGPNQTIRLGDHSIKIEGEKFPYFQLYNGKYCEGKSVAFEPMTGAPDAFNNKIGLKVLEPHESAQFSISFACSTPLI